The DNA region CAGGCGGTTGGGCTTCTATCCCTCAGGATTGAAAGGGAAATCATGACAATTCGTATCGGTAACGCACCTTGTTCGTGGGGTGTGGAATTCGCGGACGATCCACGAAATCCAACTTGGCAGTCGGTCCTGGAGGACTGTGCGGCGGCAGGCTACAAGGGGATCGAGCTGGGGCCGGTGGGCTTCATGCCGGAGGATCCGAACATCCTTGGCGATGCGTTAGCCCAGAATGATCTGGAGTTGATTGGGGGCGTTGTGTTCCGGCCCTTTCACGACCCTGACGCTTGGGACGACGTATTGGACGGTTCGGTACGAACCTGCAAAGCGCTCTCTGCCCATGGCGCGCAACACCTTGTTCTGATTGACTCTATCTCACCTCGCCGTGCGCCAACTGCGGGCCGGGCTGAGACGGCAGAACAGATGGGTAAGGCCGAGTGGATCGCCTATCGGGACAGGATCGCCCAGATCGCGCGCATGGGGACGGAGGAGTATGGATTAACTGTTGGCATCCATGCCCACGCGGCGGGGTTCATGGACTTCGAGCCAGAGCTGGACCGGCTGCTGGACGAGGTGCCTGAAGACATCCTGAAGATATGCTTTGACACAGGCCACCACTCCTACGCCGGCTATGATCCCGTGGCATTCATGGCCCGTTCGATTGATCGAATTTCCTACATGCATTTCAAA from Jannaschia sp. CCS1 includes:
- a CDS encoding sugar phosphate isomerase/epimerase family protein translates to MTIRIGNAPCSWGVEFADDPRNPTWQSVLEDCAAAGYKGIELGPVGFMPEDPNILGDALAQNDLELIGGVVFRPFHDPDAWDDVLDGSVRTCKALSAHGAQHLVLIDSISPRRAPTAGRAETAEQMGKAEWIAYRDRIAQIARMGTEEYGLTVGIHAHAAGFMDFEPELDRLLDEVPEDILKICFDTGHHSYAGYDPVAFMARSIDRISYMHFKDIDPIVKADVITNGTDFYTACGQKIFCNLGQGDVQFEAVRKILIDAGFEGWCTVEQDCDPLLDVRPLDDARANRKYLESIGFN